The genomic region ccttcctgagctgaggggcccagaactggacacaggactcgaggtgaggcctcaccagggctgagcacagggaaatCATATCCAGTGCTGCCAATCTTGCCACTTTCTGAGCTCAAGTTTCCACCAGCACTGGTTGAACCAGGCAGAAGGACCCAGCTGTAAGAGAAGagttgaaaacaaaagcaaaccccaCTCCAAACCCTTGAGACTGCTGAGGCACAGTGCTTTAATCCACAAAGAGCTGGAGTGTGGAGAGCCACAGCTGAAATGACAATGGCACAGTGTCACTCACCACTTGTCACCCCATGCTTGAGCTCTAATAAGAGTGGCTTTGTGTGGAGCTAACCACTGGAGAGGTCACTAGGAGTCtcatccagaaaaaaagcctcttcttCACTTGATGTTCACAAAATCCTTTGCTTTCCAGCCAGGTGGTTactttcctctcttccccttctttttggGGGCACCAGGCCAGGGAAAGCCCCggagctgcaggaaggcaggagcATTGTGACAGATGTAGTAAGCATTGAGCATTGCAGCTGGGCTGAGGAGATCcacttccttctcctccttcttttgtttcttcttggaGCCTTTGCCTTTCCGACCCTTGGGTTTGCTActtttccctgcctgcagagagaaaacaaccacaaaaccaCTCAGTCACTGTCTTTAGCAGCTCACTTCTGGGTAGAGGATCCCAAGGCATCAGCTCAGAGGTCCCTGATCACAGACTTCTCTACTTTGTGGTGATTTTGGAGCCTTAATACACTTTCACCAAATCCATATTTTGCTCTGCAGGCTGTAAGGATCTTTAAAACTCATCAGATGGAGCTGATTAATggtcccctgtgctgctgtctgaTCCAAAAAGGTTTGTGCCCAAGAgaaatcatctttttttaaacctgcatttttttgtaattaatgCATTACAAAAATGAACTAAGCCTCATGTTGTGCCTTGACCCACTCCTTCACATTTGCAGCTCTCCCTTCCACCCCTGGGGCCTTTTccaggtgctgggctgtggctgctcctctgccatgAGCAGCAACACAAATCTAAGCaacagctctgctcttgtgtTGTGGTGGAAGGAGGTGTTGCCAGGACTCACCCAAACCCAAGAGCAGGCCAAGAAAATACTTTGGTTACCTCCAGCTGTCTCAAGAGGGATTTGTTGGAGTCTGATTCACTCCCTGGATTTTTCTCTCACCCAtcctggtgtcctggtttgggccaggagaaaggggattttctgccttgtgcttttgctttcagctcagtctcttgtcaggagctgcacttgctgaaattcacagcaagtttctcaggcagtggctgctgctgggactgagcccactccatggttatagttactgctggagaatgggctgcagagccaaggacactgctcagctctgaggaacattttgccctccaaaaggagaaaaggagtcaagaggtcccacctgaaaccctcctgtggggaggaacagacaagagaaatgaccagaattgaccaaacagaggattccatcccatccacctcatcctcaggagaaattggagggatccccaggctcaaagcccttcctgcttccccttcttcccctctccctctttgcttcagcatcctgggaggattccatcccttcctctgcctctgctcctgatccatcccagcctgaatctgtgtgttcctgcctccagctcccaactgctcctgagcccaggattccagcctggactttcccagggctgccctgcagcctcagtggggatgggagagttcttgggggaaaggggggaggaacctgggatccattttcctgtagatttgtagaGATTTAgccatttttcctatttctcattcctgttccattcaagctgtgtagtttagttcccaacccatcagtctctctcccttattctctctccttcctttatcagggaggggaggggaattAATAGGGAGTTATTAATTATCAGTTATTTGGTTTActtgccagggcagtgttaaaccctgacacctgGCCACTCCAGAGAGGGTCTGAGTGGAAGGTGCTGCCTCCAAAGGATTGAGCAGCAGAAAcctgaaggagcagcagggatcTGGAGGGACTCTGTGCAGGTAGGAAAATGGTGATGGCAAGAGAGAGGCAGAAGTTGGGCAGCAAATcccagaagaaaaggctgaacaGGAGTATTTACACATCATGAGTGATGAAGCATTTGGCCTCTGGTCTGGTGCACAGAGCACTTGCAGCACACACCAAGGTGCTTTGTGCACCTGCTCATCTACTTCTGTTGTTTTGAACCCAGTAATTAAACAGACCCAGGCacttcattaggaaaaaaaagaaaaatagcacaGATACAGCCAGAAAGGCCACATGTGACATAAAGCAGGGGAAGGCAGTACAGGTAGCATGTTTTCCATGGAATCAATTCTGAAGTGTACTGGTAAGTGATGATCAGTTGTGCTCTGAGATGAGAACAGTCAGGGGAACAATCTTCAGTACCAGCTGAGATCACAATGTGAAGGAATATGTgtgcataaaagaaaaaataaagtcaagAGTTGTCTACAAACCCCACAGAACCACTACCCacaaaaggaacagagaaaacacagagggTGAGCTGCACCTGAGAGCAGATTCTTTCCTAAACCTTCAGTTATGCAAAGTGCTTGAGCTCAGAGGGATATTCAGAAGGCAACAAGCCTTGTTTGCTGACCTTAATTGGATAGAATTTGTTCAATACTTGATGTGCTGGAATGTGCACACTTCACAGAGGAGATGTTTATGGCAGATTTTTCAGTCACCTGAAGCACACTCCCTATTTTCACACTCCCAGCAGGGTCACTGCTGGATTTTCTGAGCTAAATTAGGCTCTTGGTCAGAATTTAGCCTGCAGCTCAcctgtcaaaataaaaaaggtgctTCCAGGTAAGGGCAAAATGTTGTCAGAAGTCTGTGGTGAGAACCAGGGAATGCCTTTTATCTGGAGctccctctgcagcagaaacCTCTCCTCTCCAGGTTTTAAATGCTCTCAATCACTCTCAGCAGCTGTCTTTAGTTCCCACCTCTCCTGAAAAGTGGACATCTGATGCTGAGCAGAGCATCCTTTTCAGCATGTAGAGGGAGGACTTGCACAGATCAGGCTTCCCACCACCAGCTCATGTGAGTTTTTAACCTACAAAACCCAGTGGGACATCTGGATGCTCTCCAGAAGTCCTGGGAAATCCACGTTTGTGCAGAATTTGCATTTACCCACAAGGACTGAGGATTTATGAAGATGTGTGCAAAATTTTCCAGCCTGCAGCCTCAAACAGCAAGCAGAGctaaaaaccagaaacatttgCATACTTGCACACATAAAATAACAGTGTGGGATGGAAGGAACCTTtcaaggtcatccagtccagccccatgcagtgagcagggatATCTCCAACTGgaccaggttgttcagagccccatccagcctgacattgaatgcttccagggatgaagcatccaccacctctctgagcaacccgtgccagtgtctcaccaccctcagagtacagaatttcttccttaaatcAAATTTGCATCCACCCTGTTTGAGTTTAAAAACATCACCCCTTGTAATACAGCTACAGGCTCTGCTAAAAGGTTCCAACCccctctccttctttcttccatgcctcttttaaatattgaaagaCAGCAATAAAGCCTCCCtggagctttttcttctcttctccaggctgaacaaccccaaatctctcagcctgagagaacagagctgctccagccctatGCTCATTTTTTGTGATTTGCAGGTCCATGTTTATCCTGTACTGGGACAAATTCTCACAGCATGAATTTGGGCAGCCCAGTTGATGTCCTGCAAGCCTGGGAGGAAGCCTGTTGGATAttaactccttttttttcttgaaaaagtgCTGGCAATAGACTTCAAACCTGTCTCACCATGGTTATGTCCTTTCACTGCTGGGAGGGATTCCACATCAAGGCCTGAGGATGGACCCTGAAATACAGAATCAAGCAGTGGGTTACACACAGCACAAGAAATGAGTGTAACTGCCCCTAAACTTTACAGCTAAcgaattgaaaaaaaagttatgaattatacaaatatatatattttattagaaaaaaacttAGGAGTCAGATCTATGCACAAACAGGTCGAGGTGTGCCATGCCTAAGAACCTGTGAAGTTATCTCCAAACTCTGCCAGGATTCTGAGATTTTCTGCAGGTTTCCCTTTATTAATACAACACTGAGatgggggaaaggaagggaaaggaaaacccAAACCTCAGCTCAGTAccagaaacctgaaaaattaattcaatgaACAACATCGAAgctgcccccagctccagcctcactgcaccccagccctgcagacagcACACCCCGCGAAGCACAGCCAAGGACCTTCCCCACCACCGCCTGAATAAAAACGAAGCTGTGGAGCCTTTTCCTCACACCCCCTCGCTACCATTTCCCCACAACTTTCCCTCAGCCCGCCTGACGGACACCTCGTCCCGACACAACGCGTTGCAGCGAAGCTCACCGGAGCCTCCGCGCTGCCTTGGCGGTGTGCTCCGAGCACTAAGCCGGGCTGGGGATCCCGGTCCCGATGCCGAGCCCGGTCCCGGTGCCGATCCCGATCTCAACCTTTCCCCAACCCCACCCCGCCCCCCCTTTCCCCGACGCCCGCGTTGCCATGGTAACACCCGCCCTACGCATGCGCAGTGGGGGCGGCGGCGGCACCGCCAACGGCCGCCTGAGGAAAAAGGGCGGGAAAAGCGGCGCTGAGGGGAGAGGGCGCCCCGCAGCCTTCCCACAACGCGTGGAGAGCTGcgaggaggagaaggggggggaaagaagtTGTGTTTGTCAGAGGTTGTGGGAAAGAGTGGCGTTTGGGAGGCTCTAAAGTTAATTTTCACGGTTTTATAGGCAAAAAAAGCCGTTGGTTGGGAGGTGTTAGGCTTCTGCTGCCTGGCCCGGCGAGGCACACACCTTCACCCTCTGCTGCTGCGCTGTGGAAATGGTGAGGAGGGTGTCTGGGGTGCACCAGCTGACCCAGTGGTCTTCACCtcagaaacatctgaaaaaagaaGCCCCAACCCTTTGCTTTTGCCTCCTCTGACAGCCacagttttgctgttttcaggaAACCAGTGTCCTTCACCtcagaaacatctgaaaaaaaaaacctctcagccCTTTGCTTTTGCCTCCTCCGACAGCCGCAGGTTCGCTGTTTTCAAGAAACCCCCATACAGTGGTTAAAATTAAGCCAAAATCTGAGACCCAGGGGAAGAGGTGGAGGCCTCAGAGGGAGCAAGCAGCTTGAAAGTTCTTatttcagtgcctttttttaGAGGTGGCATTTGTTTCAGAGCTGTAATGCTATTTTTCTAAAGCTTTGGAGAGAGGATGGGGGGCAGGGTGGTGCTGCATCCCTCAGCACCAACCTTTCACTTGCCAAGTGctaaaaatcctaaaaatttaattttaaaaaatttttatttaatttttttattaggaaTTAAAAAGCACAAGTGAAAAACAATCAGCAGCATCTCAGTCACctcacaggggaaaaaaatagctcaTAATTGTTGCCAAACCAAATAAGTCTGCCTAGATCATACTTTTATTTTGATCTCAAATATTAGACACTGATCTCCATCAGCTTTCTGATATGTAAGCACTTCATCATATTTTAAAGCTCTTCTTTTGACATAAAAGAGgctagagggtttttttaattttagtgaCATTTCCTAAAGAAACAGGTCTTGCACTGTCACACTTAAttttgggagctggaggctATAAAATAAGTTCTAGATATGAGAAAGTTCCTCACTTTAATACAACAGTAAGTACTGGAGACCAGCatgtaattcctttttttaaaaaagcacttttaGGAGTAGAGATGCCTGTATTATAAAATTTTCCTATTGGATATGAGAGCCTGAAGTTTGTACATATTACAACCTGCTATGTAcagacatttaaataaatttggaaGGGACTGTAGGTAGAAGATTGTAAATCtgacccacaaaaaaaaaaaaaaaattaaaaatccaccCATCTTCCCTGCTCTTCCTGGGAACTACAGATTTTGTTGGCTTTATTACAAACACAAATTCCCATCTCACAGaataataatgattaaaaagCACTCACTTGCTGCCTTGGCTGCCATGAAGTGATGCAGTGGTGAGAAGCTATGCAGGCTCTGTGAAGTTTTTTTACTACTGACAGAAAAGTGAAGAGATTTGGCTAGGAAGATACAAATACTGAAGGGGGACAGGACAACTCTAATGGCAGAAATTTTTGCAGGACATTATTTCAGCACAAAAATAGAAGTGGCTACAGAGAATGAGCCAGACCAGTGACTGAGTAAAATGCAATTTAACAAAGAATGATCAGAAGAACAACcagaaatgagaacaaaagaaatgagaacaaaagaaaCGAGAACAACAAAGACCCCAATAAAACATGAAGAGGAGTAGAGGTGTCAgtgaaagaagggaagagggtGGGAGcatttgaaggaaaataattatcaCTGCATGTAGATTAAATATCAAAAGAAAGGTGAGTGATAGGAGTGAGTGCAACAGCAAAATGCACCCAGTGAGGGCTCAGGGAGGAGttcaggagcagagagagagcaAAGGCACCCCTTGGCAAAGTACATGTCTGATGATTCTCTTTTTTATCAAAAGTTGGATGGAGAAATGAGACCAGGAAACTTTGGAAATAATACCAGCTGGGTCATCACCCAACTTCCTGGCTGAGCATGGGGTGTTGGCAGAGAGAGAGCTGAGGAGGATGTTTTGAAAGGTAAGTTTGAAGCACAGAGTGGAAATCATTAGCCCTGTTTGCCTTGAGAAAGGGATTAAATTAAGGGAAAACACCATTTTATCTTTCCAAAGCAATGTGTCTGAGTGCCTGAATGCTGTTATGGTGAATCCCATGCAGATCTCTCTCaatccagtggaaaaaaaccttttctgttGAAATCTGGAGGTGTTACCCATTTTCCAGCACAAGATAAGACATTGAGTAGAAAACATCCACCTCAGATTCTTTTACTTCCtgtgtttaggtttttttccctctagaaAATGCCATCCTTTTACATCCTTTTGCCATGAGTGGCATCCAGGAGAATGCAGGAATTCAAAGGGAATTGCTTTCTGATCAGTGGGGAGTATCAAGCTAATGAGGCTAATGAGCATTTTATCTCTCTTCTCCTCAAATTAAATGATGGAGCAGCTTTGTATTTAGCAGTGAAGGAAACTTGAGGGCTACTCTTGCCCTGCCTCATAGACCAAGCCTCTTAGGGCAGTGTAGAAAATGAACTGTGAAGAGGTTCCCTTGCCACAGGGCCACAGTCTTGGGTTGTTCTGGGCAGATCTGTGGTTTCAGgctttgttttcagttaaaGCAGCTCCCATGCTGCttgtttctctccctttcctgtctCTAACATGGGCaacctcattttattttcagatgaaacCAGCCCTGCCAGAAGAAGGTTTGCTGCTGAGGAAAATCTCAGGAATCCTGAGAACCAAAAATGCcactgaaaaaaggaaaagaaccaGAGAAGACTGGGAGAAGCTTGGCTCAGAAAGGAGGTCTGCAGATTTTTTCCTAAGTAAAACCCCTTTGAGTGAGTCTGAGGGTGaacagtgaaagaaataatgagaaaaagaattctttttactgtgtttagggaaaaattattttgtaatttttattaacaAACCACATGGCATATAAGAAACAACCATAATTACACTCCTTATCTCCTCTTAGCAAAACCAACTGTCATGGGACCACATTATACCAACTAGGCTAAAAGGTAGTGACAAGCATGTCTGAAATAATAGATCAAGGAGATAAAAATCAGCCTGTGCACTCAACTGTTACATTTGGTAAAGATGCTTGGACCTGGCTACAAAACAAATTACAGTTTACACATGCAAGACTTCTGATGAATAATTAAGGGAAGTTTCTGCAAACTAAGAGCATAATAAACCTGGTGCCATAAAGTCACTGCTGTAGTTACAAGTGGATAAATGAAAAGTGCTTGAGCTTTGGCAGCTCTCGTGGCAGGACATCTTAATATCATTATTTTTAggataaaattaatatttttgaggCCTTTTATCCTTAACTGAAATTTGCAGTTGCCTTCTATCCTTAGGGAACAAGGCTAAAACCAGCAGAATCTGTGCTGAGGTACTGAAGAAAATGACTTCCCAACAGCAAAACCTTCAGCAGCCACCtgtaaactgaaataaaagaagctCTGTATATAGAATTTAAAACAGAAGCTGAGAAACAGGAGCTTTCCTGGAACCCACAGTCATGTCTGGAGCAAGATAACAGATGTGGTTCCTTCAGCTGAAGAGAAACCATCCAAAATGAAACCTCCTTTCTATACATCAAAATTATTACTCTGTAAGTGCTGCCTCCTGGCTCTTCTGATTTTatggttggtttggtttttttgctttttaaggagaaaaaaacactcaCTGTGAAGCAAAGAGGTTTTAAACAGCTACTGTCTGCAGTTTGAGAAGAGCAATAGCAGGGTGGAGGCTTTCCTAGAAACAGAGAAGCAGCATCTGAGAACTCCAAAGTTGGGGTAAGGGAATTTTCTAGAGAGGCCTCAgctaaaaaaatgttcaaacaTCTTGCAGGAAAGGCTTTAAAGTGTCATCTTCTTTGAATTCCCTGCATCTGGGAGTGGAATAAACTTAGGAAAATCCAGGGTCCCTCTGTTCCTGAAATACCAAACTGGCATTTCAgccccacagctgctctgcagagtcTGTGTGAGGCCAGCAGTTCTTAGCAGCCTGAACAGAACCCCccattttccatctttccagaggaaaaaccTCCCTAAAATGGCACAAATCACCAGAAGTGCAGTCCCTGTGACAAACAAGTGGTGACACACAAATATTGAAGTCAAAAGTTGCACCTTTCcctagttaattttttttttttccacaggggCTCAGGGTTTCTGTAGAGGTCTGACTCTAGAAAGCAAAACTTTTGGTGGTGGAATTAAATAGTATTTAAAGACAAGAGTTCATCCCAGTCTCTACCACACAAACATTCAGGTGagaatttgtatttctgttcttCACCTCAGTAAAAACAGAAGCCTCTGACAAGCCATGGAAACCTTGCATGAAGCACAACTTAAATATCAAATGTAGAAAATACACATTGCCTGCAcactgttttttggtttttttcaacatAAATATTGTGGGAAAG from Heliangelus exortis chromosome 1, bHelExo1.hap1, whole genome shotgun sequence harbors:
- the SMKR1 gene encoding small lysine-rich protein 1 → MAGKSSKPKGRKGKGSKKKQKKEEKEVDLLSPAAMLNAYYICHNAPAFLQLRGFPWPGAPKKKGKRGK